Proteins encoded in a region of the Panicum hallii strain FIL2 chromosome 3, PHallii_v3.1, whole genome shotgun sequence genome:
- the LOC112887816 gene encoding uncharacterized protein LOC112887816, with product MASSRNPDAPAAPAPPEAQTPNPSIVPGDPPSPEMEATAEALTREEVLRRRRRRAARLAGVYRRLYWAMAEEVRARHRQYVWDLARSPLEAEQLPLPPGAPIPAVGEPPRSAPVPRRKKCGFTGCKVRAMATARFCHSHILSDPTQVLYKPCAYITKSGVQGGLVTCGRPIIKSAAPSFCNIHLQRSQKSIAQAYRKVGFNPPLTGKITPKFSVLVAECVRQIQDKRRQSLKAAAQQKCTRDGKVD from the exons ATGGCTTCCTCCCGGAACCCCGAcgccccggccgcgccggcgccgcctgagGCTCAAACCCCAAACCCTAGCATTGTCCCCGGCgacccgccgtcgccggagatGGAGGCCACGGCGGAGGCGCTCACGCGGGAGGAGGTcctccgccggcggcgccggcgtgcggccAGGCTTGCGGGCGTGTACCGCCGGCTCTACTGGGCCATGGCTGAGGAGGTGCGCGCTCGGCACCGGCAGTACGTCTGGGACCTCGCCCGGAGCCCGCTCGAGGCCGAGCAGCTTCCGCTCCCTCCCGGAGCCCCTATCCCCGCGGTGGGGGAGCCGCCGCGGTCGGCGCCAGTGCCGAGGAGGAAGAAGTGCGGGTTTACGGGGTGCAAGGTGCGGGCCATGGCCACGGCCCGGTTCTGCCACTCCCACATCCTCTCCGATCCCACACAGGTGCTCTATAAGCCCTGCGCCTACATCACTAAAAG TGGGGTACAGGGTGGGCTTGTCACCTGTGGCAGGCCAATCATAAAGTCTGCAGCTCCCTCATTCTGCAATATTCACTTGCAAAGAAGTCAGAAGAGCATTGCACAAGCTTATAGGAAGGTTGGCTTTAACCCACCCCTTACAGGCAAGATCACCCCAAAGTTCAGTGTTTTGGTTGCTGAATGTGTTCGTCAGATCCAAGACAAAAGGAGACAATCACTTAAAGCTGCAGCACAACAGAAATGCACTAGAGATGGAAAAGTTGACTGA